The following proteins are encoded in a genomic region of Sphingobacteriales bacterium:
- a CDS encoding lamin tail domain-containing protein, whose translation MSKVYLFLFFSLFLISSKATVLSEHFDTTAFSKGTYDVLPAGSGTEDNIILSSGSWRCYEGIRGNTVGSDRFNGTQSVRVRGSGAGAMRAVLEMNFDKLNGAGVVEVYAAKYGGDATSYFHFEASTDGGSTWPNSSSTFTVSSTTLTSFTWTANLSGSVRVKIIKETNNNRCNFDDFSITDYSTGTASEIQLQQPAGSDSACGFTYDFGTQIIGTNTDVSIRIKNLGTGSLTIASTPITGTNASEFSVFSAPSSPVPVGDSTDMVIRFSSGLPGTKTAVLTINSDDTDESACIVYLTGTANYASCTELILSEYGEPVAGNGKYVEIYNGTSGSVNLADYQLQKISNGGNWPGSTLTLSGTLAPNTTYLIANNSTDVPGANLYDATFCNWNGNDAVGLAKYIGTSWVLTDAVGDTATLPNGSGWSVAGISNATVNHTLVRKSSVSIPNTDWNSSAGSTSANAEWIVRPYSLSNVSCNVSSCYTSTSIGFTVATDIVNESNTTVTVSVTMNSAPVTTVNALITDALLGTAAAGTDYSITPVTLTFLPAEIYPNTKTVTITIFDDALSESNENVVLDVDAQCGALLSNNRYSLTIVDNEIPNGVVINEFSQGSASKEYLELVVIGTPATTADLRGWIIDDNSGIFSGGYGTQLGIAPGHVKFSNACTWEKVPVGSIILLYNASDKNTTITLPDDPTDADLDYVYVIGIETSGSTCAAMPTSNLYFSSDCVKPNNTSYDIYTPPVYTNVDWNAMQFRNAGDALQIRSPAGGFFHGLSYGSKGSGSDCAGCAINQPNHPDYSVYGMNALYFSGGSNVTYANNNLTDNDYRKLSNWSKTTSASPNALETPGTFNDASTNKNWILSLRGDFAAVLDDQSYTCNLRGLESRYYLDDSDKIIFYIKNNITTDHGPLTAQTILHNTALTGKGFQNSFLTGTPLFMQKTFAATPDTATPADYKIRFYVSTQELQDYCDYINPILDSIPGYYTSHHHTPGEIIFHLKIYRTSTTDRAWTVTADGQVQIVTPIIGTYGPYTTFEFDGFTGFSGYALGDIVTPDIGLPVELTHFNAVCNDDAVTINWTTASEKNSAYFEVERSSDAIHFTSLTRIQAANKSNQVTHYQYTDEYPLRGINYYRLKQQDIGNVSAVYSNIIQTECTATNTATQVFYNSETGIMVCLNSGSTKDMLFNLYEISGRLIYSETKTMNSGYTAIPLTMPNKLADGIYVVRIINGAQITSIKILVH comes from the coding sequence ATGAGTAAAGTCTACCTGTTTTTATTCTTTTCATTATTCCTGATTTCTTCCAAAGCAACTGTCCTTTCCGAGCATTTTGATACTACCGCTTTTTCCAAAGGCACTTATGATGTCCTCCCGGCAGGCAGCGGAACAGAAGACAATATAATCCTTTCATCCGGTTCGTGGCGATGTTATGAAGGAATACGGGGTAATACAGTTGGCAGCGACCGGTTTAACGGCACGCAGTCGGTGCGGGTGCGTGGCAGCGGTGCGGGTGCAATGCGGGCGGTTCTGGAAATGAATTTTGATAAATTAAACGGCGCGGGCGTTGTGGAAGTATATGCCGCGAAATATGGCGGAGATGCAACTTCCTATTTTCATTTTGAAGCCTCCACCGACGGGGGAAGCACCTGGCCGAACAGTTCCTCCACCTTTACGGTTTCTTCCACCACCCTGACATCCTTTACCTGGACGGCAAACCTGTCGGGCAGTGTGCGTGTGAAAATTATTAAAGAAACCAATAACAACCGCTGTAATTTTGATGACTTTTCCATAACTGATTATTCTACCGGCACCGCTTCTGAAATACAATTGCAGCAACCTGCGGGAAGCGATTCAGCCTGTGGTTTTACCTATGATTTCGGTACACAAATCATTGGTACCAACACCGACGTAAGCATTAGAATCAAGAATCTCGGTACAGGGTCACTGACCATTGCCTCCACACCGATAACAGGTACGAATGCTTCCGAATTTTCGGTATTTTCCGCACCTTCATCTCCGGTTCCGGTCGGTGATTCTACAGATATGGTCATCCGCTTTTCATCGGGATTGCCTGGCACGAAAACGGCTGTCTTAACGATTAACTCTGATGATACGGATGAGAGCGCTTGTATCGTTTATCTGACTGGAACGGCAAATTATGCATCCTGTACCGAATTAATCCTTTCCGAATATGGAGAGCCTGTAGCCGGGAACGGAAAATATGTGGAAATTTATAATGGCACTTCGGGTTCTGTAAATTTAGCGGATTACCAGCTGCAAAAGATAAGCAACGGCGGCAACTGGCCCGGCAGTACACTTACATTGAGTGGAACACTGGCTCCAAACACCACCTACTTAATTGCCAATAATTCAACAGACGTTCCTGGCGCGAATTTATATGATGCGACCTTTTGCAACTGGAATGGAAACGATGCGGTAGGTTTGGCAAAATATATTGGAACCTCCTGGGTGCTGACAGATGCCGTCGGTGATACAGCTACGCTGCCGAATGGTTCGGGCTGGTCAGTTGCCGGCATTTCCAATGCCACCGTCAACCATACGCTGGTGCGGAAGTCTTCTGTCAGCATTCCAAATACCGACTGGAATTCCTCTGCGGGTTCCACCAGCGCAAACGCCGAATGGATTGTGCGGCCTTACTCCTTATCCAATGTCAGCTGCAATGTGAGCAGTTGCTATACTTCTACCAGCATCGGCTTTACGGTGGCTACAGATATCGTCAATGAATCGAATACAACCGTGACGGTATCCGTTACCATGAACTCGGCGCCGGTAACCACTGTAAATGCCCTTATCACCGATGCACTTTTAGGAACCGCCGCGGCGGGAACAGATTATTCGATTACGCCGGTAACGCTGACATTTCTACCTGCTGAAATCTATCCCAATACCAAAACCGTCACCATTACCATCTTTGATGATGCTCTCTCGGAATCCAATGAAAATGTGGTACTGGATGTCGATGCGCAATGCGGCGCACTGCTGAGCAATAACAGGTATTCGCTCACCATCGTAGACAATGAGATACCCAATGGTGTTGTCATCAATGAATTCAGTCAGGGCTCGGCAAGCAAAGAGTACCTGGAACTTGTTGTCATCGGAACACCGGCAACCACCGCAGATTTGCGTGGCTGGATTATTGACGACAACAGCGGTATTTTCAGCGGCGGCTACGGGACACAGTTAGGAATTGCTCCCGGACACGTGAAATTTTCGAACGCCTGCACCTGGGAAAAAGTACCGGTAGGTTCCATAATTTTGCTGTACAATGCCAGCGATAAGAATACTACAATCACACTGCCGGATGACCCTACGGATGCCGATTTGGATTATGTGTACGTGATAGGTATTGAAACATCAGGAAGTACCTGTGCCGCCATGCCAACATCTAATCTGTATTTTTCTTCCGACTGTGTCAAACCGAATAATACTTCTTATGATATCTATACGCCGCCGGTATACACCAATGTAGACTGGAATGCCATGCAGTTCAGAAATGCCGGAGATGCCCTGCAGATTCGCAGTCCGGCAGGAGGTTTTTTCCATGGCTTATCCTACGGTTCCAAAGGCAGCGGATCCGATTGCGCGGGCTGCGCCATCAATCAGCCGAACCATCCCGATTATTCCGTGTATGGAATGAATGCACTTTATTTTTCAGGAGGAAGCAATGTTACATATGCCAATAATAATCTGACTGACAATGATTACAGAAAGCTCAGCAACTGGTCAAAAACCACCTCTGCGTCTCCGAATGCACTGGAAACGCCGGGTACATTCAACGATGCATCCACTAATAAAAACTGGATATTGTCTCTTCGCGGAGATTTTGCCGCGGTGCTTGATGATCAGTCATACACCTGCAACCTGAGAGGTCTGGAAAGCCGATACTATCTGGATGACAGCGACAAGATCATATTCTATATCAAAAACAATATCACCACGGACCACGGACCGCTTACGGCACAAACGATTCTGCACAATACCGCGCTAACAGGTAAGGGATTTCAAAACTCGTTCCTGACAGGAACACCGTTATTTATGCAAAAAACATTTGCGGCGACTCCGGATACGGCGACTCCGGCAGATTATAAGATCCGGTTTTATGTTTCCACCCAGGAATTGCAGGATTACTGTGATTACATCAATCCAATCCTCGATTCCATTCCGGGTTATTATACAAGCCATCATCATACACCGGGTGAAATCATCTTTCATCTGAAAATTTACAGAACCTCGACGACCGACAGAGCCTGGACGGTAACGGCGGACGGGCAGGTTCAGATTGTAACACCTATTATCGGTACTTACGGACCTTACACCACTTTTGAATTTGACGGATTTACGGGATTTTCCGGTTATGCTTTGGGCGATATTGTAACGCCCGATATTGGATTACCGGTGGAACTGACTCATTTTAATGCCGTCTGTAATGATGATGCGGTGACTATAAACTGGACAACCGCATCCGAAAAGAATTCCGCATATTTTGAAGTGGAACGCTCTTCGGATGCCATCCATTTTACATCTTTAACAAGAATACAGGCTGCTAACAAATCCAATCAAGTCACACATTATCAATATACGGATGAGTATCCGTTAAGGGGAATTAATTATTACCGGCTGAAACAACAGGATATTGGAAATGTATCCGCGGTTTATTCCAATATTATTCAAACGGAATGTACAGCAACTAATACCGCAACCCAGGTATTTTATAATTCTGAAACAGGAATTATGGTGTGCCTAAATTCAGGAAGCACCAAAGATATGTTGTTTAATCTTTATGAAATTTCAGGAAGATTAATTTACAGTGAAACTAAAACGATGAACAGTGGTTACACGGCAATCCCGCTGACTATGCCGAACAAGCTAGCTGACGGTATTTATGTTGTCAGGATTATCAACGGTGCACAAATTACTTCTATTAAGATATTAGTTCACTAA